The following coding sequences are from one Leptolyngbya sp. NIES-3755 window:
- a CDS encoding hypothetical protein (similar to AA sequence:cyanobase_aa:LBDG_19040), whose amino-acid sequence MKSQWDCLLENLGAWYGSFTRLSPSGEILEDVPSIVSFTGLNDNQTMRQIVRLSPANQPVSEKVLEYSSLGRNTLFFENGAFSQGTIQFAPFSEFGAELGLIERDRRLRLVQLFDKQGKLAGLTLIREKLSGSETPERPPLQVEDLIGEWSGEATTIYPDWRSPDSYTTTLKIQREGDRLHQELNFGRSIVTTARIEGSILMFDSSNVQILLLPDGASSNCPTQLQPRKPFVLEVGWLLQSDLRQRLIRSYSDRGEWSSLTLVTERKIK is encoded by the coding sequence ATGAAATCGCAATGGGATTGTTTGCTGGAGAATCTAGGCGCTTGGTACGGTTCGTTTACGCGGCTTTCCCCATCCGGTGAAATCTTAGAAGATGTTCCTTCGATCGTCTCTTTCACCGGACTGAATGACAATCAAACGATGCGTCAAATCGTCCGCCTGTCTCCAGCGAATCAACCCGTCAGCGAGAAAGTTCTGGAATACAGTTCTCTTGGTCGAAATACGCTGTTTTTTGAAAATGGCGCATTCTCCCAAGGAACAATCCAATTTGCTCCATTCTCAGAATTTGGTGCAGAGTTGGGCTTGATTGAACGCGATCGACGACTCCGATTAGTCCAACTCTTTGACAAGCAAGGAAAGCTCGCCGGACTGACTTTGATTCGCGAAAAGCTATCCGGTTCCGAAACACCAGAACGCCCGCCACTTCAGGTAGAGGATTTGATCGGAGAATGGAGCGGAGAAGCGACCACGATCTATCCAGATTGGCGATCGCCTGATTCGTATACAACGACTCTGAAAATTCAACGAGAAGGCGATCGCTTACATCAGGAATTGAACTTTGGAAGGTCGATCGTTACTACTGCCCGAATCGAAGGATCAATCCTAATGTTTGACTCCTCCAATGTTCAAATTTTGCTTCTCCCCGATGGAGCCTCCTCGAACTGTCCCACACAACTCCAACCTAGAAAACCGTTCGTTCTCGAAGTCGGCTGGCTTCTACAATCCGATTTAAGACAGCGATTAATTCGCAGCTACAGCGACAGAGGCGAATGGAGTAGCCTCACATTAGTGACAGAACGCAAGATTAAATGA
- a CDS encoding putative Cl- channel, voltage gated (similar to AA sequence:cyanobase_aa:cce_4380), with the protein MANSNLLPLLTRIGTWTIGGLLGGLVGSLVAVLLTESIKRVLAAVSTLDTLWLLLLPLLGVTIAVLVLHGLGRGKAVQSVAPRKATLPNRLLPPSTWYCFPRDVARADLSADVVSTAGVEEHFPWKLAPLRALAILPTVGLGAAMGTESPASHLGVAAGTWLGRTNPALRQLVRPAAIGGGAAGVAALMGIPLVGSFFMLELSQRRKVALSPERVSAVLAGGLVGWAVNVSFRLDLIRLVVPQVPPSDLWDAVGAALFIGSIAGAVTSFSGEAIYWARGWKASPIIRLLTGALLMFPLAAVTAVIATPAAAFGPGGAAIIWAETVQTTPYHLLAVALLRAASTTAAVAAGGCGGVFVPFLAIGDLSGRVFADAFSVPADLAGAAGAAAGIAGGYRLPLTAAAMVLGVGGPNSAKLTCLATVVIAAFSGLVTARVVNYLSSLLIATIHRMRSPD; encoded by the coding sequence ATGGCAAACAGCAACCTCCTTCCTCTGTTGACTAGGATAGGCACCTGGACGATCGGGGGTCTACTTGGAGGTTTGGTCGGCTCTTTAGTTGCAGTCCTGCTAACCGAATCCATCAAGCGAGTCCTTGCTGCTGTCTCCACACTAGACACGCTCTGGCTGCTGCTGCTACCGCTACTCGGTGTTACGATCGCTGTCCTGGTACTGCATGGACTGGGTAGGGGCAAGGCTGTTCAGTCAGTCGCTCCCCGCAAAGCTACTCTCCCCAATCGGTTGCTTCCCCCATCGACCTGGTACTGTTTTCCCCGCGACGTTGCGCGAGCTGATCTGAGTGCCGATGTGGTGTCCACCGCTGGAGTAGAAGAGCATTTTCCCTGGAAGTTAGCACCGTTGCGTGCTTTAGCCATCCTGCCCACGGTCGGGCTAGGTGCAGCGATGGGAACAGAATCTCCAGCCTCTCATCTCGGTGTTGCAGCGGGGACTTGGCTGGGTCGCACAAATCCAGCACTGCGCCAACTGGTACGACCTGCTGCGATCGGTGGCGGTGCTGCGGGTGTGGCTGCCTTGATGGGAATTCCGCTGGTGGGTAGTTTCTTCATGCTTGAACTGAGCCAGCGACGCAAAGTTGCACTGAGTCCAGAACGGGTGTCAGCGGTGTTAGCGGGAGGACTGGTTGGATGGGCAGTCAACGTTAGCTTCAGGCTCGATCTGATCCGGTTGGTCGTGCCGCAGGTTCCCCCCAGTGATCTTTGGGATGCGGTGGGTGCGGCTCTGTTTATCGGATCGATCGCGGGAGCAGTAACTTCGTTCTCTGGTGAAGCAATTTACTGGGCACGAGGCTGGAAGGCTAGTCCAATCATTCGTCTTTTAACCGGGGCACTATTGATGTTTCCCTTAGCAGCGGTGACAGCGGTGATTGCAACACCCGCAGCGGCTTTCGGTCCAGGAGGAGCAGCCATCATCTGGGCAGAAACCGTTCAAACGACCCCCTATCATCTGCTCGCTGTGGCGCTGCTCCGGGCGGCATCTACAACTGCTGCTGTGGCGGCGGGGGGCTGTGGCGGCGTGTTCGTGCCTTTTTTAGCGATCGGGGATTTGAGTGGTCGGGTGTTTGCGGATGCCTTTAGTGTGCCAGCGGATTTGGCGGGTGCTGCTGGAGCGGCAGCGGGGATTGCGGGTGGCTACCGATTACCGCTCACAGCCGCCGCGATGGTTCTGGGGGTCGGTGGACCAAATTCAGCGAAGCTAACTTGCCTTGCCACGGTTGTCATTGCTGCTTTCTCTGGATTAGTAACAGCACGAGTGGTCAATTATCTTTCTAGCTTGCTGATTGCAACAATTCATCGAATGCGATCGCCAGACTAG
- a CDS encoding leucyl/phenylalanyl-tRNA--protein transferase (similar to AA sequence:cyanobase_aa:LBDG_19020), translating into MQIDVSSILEGYAQGYFLMSDESGKDLAWYTSRERTLIPLDDRFRYPKSLRRVLNQDRFRVAIDTAFKEVVEGCADRDTTWISNDLKEIYWTLHQAGWAHSFETWQGDQLAGGILGLSLRGAFIGESMFFRIPDGSKVAMVKLVEHLRSRNFVLFDAQMMNPHLERFGAYIVNNRNYKDLLRQALERDCSIV; encoded by the coding sequence ATGCAAATTGATGTGTCTTCGATCCTCGAAGGCTATGCACAAGGTTATTTTTTAATGTCGGATGAGTCAGGTAAAGATTTAGCCTGGTATACGAGTCGCGAACGGACGTTGATTCCCTTAGATGATCGATTTCGGTATCCTAAATCTCTGCGGCGCGTCCTGAATCAAGATCGGTTTAGAGTTGCAATTGATACAGCGTTCAAAGAGGTTGTGGAAGGTTGTGCCGATCGCGATACGACTTGGATTTCAAATGATCTAAAAGAGATTTATTGGACGCTACATCAAGCAGGATGGGCACATAGTTTTGAGACTTGGCAAGGCGATCAGCTTGCAGGTGGAATTTTAGGGCTGTCGCTCAGAGGCGCATTTATTGGGGAGTCGATGTTTTTTCGGATTCCGGATGGATCGAAAGTGGCGATGGTGAAACTGGTAGAACATCTGCGATCGCGGAATTTCGTTCTATTTGATGCTCAGATGATGAACCCACACTTAGAACGATTTGGGGCATATATTGTCAACAATCGGAACTACAAGGATTTATTGCGGCAAGCATTGGAGCGAGATTGTTCGATTGTTTGA